CAACTTTGTCAACATCGGGGTTCAGCCTACGGCACGCGCCGGAATAACCCTATGGTTCCGCCCAGGCGTCTTCGGGTTGTTGGTCGAGGCTGTCACCAATAACCTCGTTGACCACGCGGTAGCCCACCGAGGGCGAGTAGCCCTTGCGGGCCAGCATGGAAACCAGCCGCCGGACCTGCTTGTCCCGGGCGGAACGGTCCGTCAGGTCAACCGAGGGCTGCAGTTTCCGCTGCGCCAGGGCCCGCGCCGCCGCCAGTTCATCCTCGTCGGTGACCTGCTCGAGCGCCTCTTCGGCCAGTTCTCCCGCAATCCCCTTGTCGGCCAGTTCACGCCTCAGCGCGCCGCGGGCAAGGCCTTTGGACTGGGACCGGCTGGCCACCCACCTGTGGGCGAAGTCGGCGTCGTCCACTAACTGCACTTCTTCGAAGCGGTCCAGGACAGCCTGCACAACCTCGTCAGGAATGTCCTTTTCCGCCAGTTTCACCGCCAGCTGGCGCCGGCTCTTGGGTGAGTTGGTGAGCTGCCGAAGCACGATGTTCCGTGCTGTTGCATAGGGATCCGCCTCGCGGGTCCGTGCAGCGGCGGGTTTCCCGGACGATGCCTCCGGTCCGGAAAACCCGTCACTCTGCGTATCCATGGTGCCTAGGAGTCCTTCGGAACGGCCTTCAGCTTCGGCTCAGCCGGAGCTTCTTCCTTGGGACCGTCGATGCCGAGCTTCTCCCGGAGCCGGCGTTCCAGTTCATCCGTCAGCTCGGGGTTATCCCGCAGGAACTTGCGGGCATTTTCCTTGCCCTGGCCCAGCTGGTCACCGTCATAGGTGAACCAGGCACCGGACTTCTTGACGAAACCATGCTCCACGCCCATGTCAATCAGCCCGCCCTCGCGGGAGATGCCGGTGCCGTAGATGATGTCAAACTCGGCCTGCTTGAAGGGCGGGGCCATTTTGTTCTTGACGATCTTGGCGCGGGTCCGGTTGCCCACCGGAACCGTGCCTTCCTTGAGCGTTTCGATGCGGCGGACATCGATGCGGACGGAGGCGTAGAACTTCAACGCCTTGCCGCCCGTGGTGGTCTCCGGGCTTCCGAACATCACACCGATCTTCTCGCGAAGCTGGTTGATGAAGATGGCGGTGGTGTTGGTGTGGCTCAGGCGTCCGGCAATCTTCCGGAGCGCCTGGCTCATGAGCCGCGCCTGCAGGCCCACGTGGCTGTCGCCCATGTCGCCTTCAATTTCGGCGCGGGGTACCAGCGCTGCCACGGAGTCGATGACCACCACGTCAACGGATCCCGAACCAATCAGCATGTCCATGATTTCCAGCGCCTGCTCACCGGTGTCCGGCTGTGACACCAGCAGCGAGTCCGTGTCCACGCCCAGGCGTGCGGCGTAGATCGGATCCAGGGCGTGCTCGGCGTCGATGAAGGCCGCGATGCCGCCGTTCTTCTGCGCGTTGGCAACCACGTGCAGCGCCAGTGTGGTCTTACCCGAGGATTCGGGTCCATAGATCTCCACCACGCGGCCGCGGGGAAGCCCTCCTATGCCCAGTGCAAGGTCAAGGGCGATGGAACTGGTGGAGATGGTCTCCGCCGGAGCGCGAACCTCGTCTCCGAGCCGCATAATCGAGCCCTTGCCGTACTGCTTATCGATCTGGGCCAGCGCTGCTTCAAGAGCCTTTGCGCGGTCGACTGCTGCTGCCATTCTTCACCTCGGTTGTTGGAGTTTTACGTGGCCCGAAGGCCGGGTGTCCTGCTCACCTACGACCATATGCGGCGGCACTGACAAAACAGCGGAGCGGGCTGCCGTGGGGATATCCATGGGCGATTCGCGGTCGTTTCGCCCTTGTGTAGGAGCATATCCGCACCCGAACAGATATTCGAATTAGCGCTTCGGCGTGTCCGCGGTTCACATTATGCGAAGCACCTATTTTTTGGGTGCGATATCGCGTCCCAGGCGGCGCTCGGGCGGTACATCCTGAACGTCGCACACCGCCAGCCACACGGCCTTGGGCTCGGTTCCGCCGCTGAGCGCCTCGGCCGCCGTCTTGCCGCCGAGGGACCCCAGCACCAGATCGGATGCCAGGACCCGGGAATATGCCGGACCGAATTCATCGTCCATGAGCCGCCAGAAATCACTAAGTCGCATCGCTTAATCTTCTCACGGACGCACCGGCCGCAAAGGTGCCGTTTCCCCGGCGGCGGCGTCAACGCCGGGCCATGGAACGGAACGCCATAGAATGGACCCATGACCGAGCAGGCATCCTCCCCACCCCGGCCGCATGAAGCGGCAATCGAGACGCTGGAACACGAGCTGTCCGTGCTGTGGCGCCGTGCGCGGTCCAACTCGCACAAGGTGGCCCGCGAGGTGCACCCGGACATGGAACCGGCCGCTTACGGGCTCCTGCTGCTCCTGCAGCAGCAGGAGTCGATGCGCCTGACCGATATTGCCGCGAGCATCGGCATCGGCAAGCCATCAGTCAGCCGCCAGGTGGTCATGCTCGAGAACCTCGGGCTTGTCCAGAAGCACGCCGATCCCCGGGACGGCCGCGCGCAGACCATTTCCCTGACCCCGGCCGGAGCCCTGGCCCTTGCCCGCACCCAGGCCGCCCGCAAGGACCTCTTCCGCACGCTGCTCCAGGACTGGAAGGACGATGACCTGGTGCAGCTCGGTTCCCTGTTGATCAAACTGAATGCGTCCTACGCACGGGAACGCTGATTGCACCTTGACGGGCATTTGACCTCTCTTCTCCCCTGGCTGGACCATCCTTCGTGCAGATCACGCGCCATCGAAGTATCCCCGTGCAGATAGCGGGACCAAGAGCACTCAAAGCATCGTTTTGAGCCCCTGATCTGCACTCCCAAGACAAGAAAAAAGACCCCGCCGTGAGGCGGGGTCTTTTTCATCGTGCGGGGGGCCAGCCACCCTTGGAGCGGCGGCATAACCGATGTAGGTCTACGGTGTGCGGGCCAGATCCCGGGCCATATCCTCCGGAAATTCGCGGGCAAACTCGCGCGAGAATTCCGAGGGAACTGTGTCGGGTATGGCGATGCCTTCTGCACTCGCCACCCGGTCGCTGACCTCACGAAGCATCAGAGACAGGGGCACGTCCAGCGCGGTGCAGATCGAGGAAAGAAGTTCAGACGAGGCTTCCTTCTGACCCCGTTCGACCTCGCTGAGGTAGCCAAGCGAAACGCGTGCGCTGTGCGAGACCTCGCGCAGGGTACGACCCTGACGCTGACGGACATCGCGCAGTACGTCGCCAATTTCATGACGAAGAACAACCATTTTGCGCTCCTTTGGCTCCCGGCGTGCATCTTCCGCCAACCCTACATCCCGCCAGCGAATAACGCCGTTCACGGATACGGGTTGCTTAACCATCTGTATCGTCCTGCTCCTTATGTGGTCCGGCTGCGGCTTCACCGCAGCTATCTAAAGATCGTAGTTCGGAAACCTTGGCGGTTCCTGATACTAACAACTGAGCGTTGCCGGGTTTTGTTCCCGGCGCCTCCCGTGCTCTCCCGATGCCCGGTTAGGGGCGGTCCGCAAGGACCCGGGCCAGCAGTATCAGTGCTTCGTCGCAGGCCTGCCCGCGGATGGCTGCCCGGTCCCCCGAAAACGAAAATTCCCGAACCAGGGTGTGGTCCGGGGCCGCCACGGCGATAAAGACGCAGCCCACAGGCTTGCCGTCGTGGGGTTCGGGGCCGGCCGCGCCCGTGGTCGCAACCCCGATATCCGCTCCCAGCACCCGCCGCGCTCCGGCGGCCATCTGCCGTGCCACCTCGGCGTCGACCGATCCCGCAGTAGCCAGCAGACCGCCGTCGACCCCTAAGACATTTTTCTTCACAATGTTGGCGTATGCAATCACGCCGCCCAGCAACACCGCGGAAGCGCCGGGAACCGCACCAAGCCCGGCAGCCACGAGCCCGGCCGTCAGCGACTCCGCGGTTGCCAGCGTCATTCCGGCGGCGGCTGCTGCGGACACCACGGCCGGTGCATCGGCGGTGCCGGACAGACTCACCGGTTGCCCGGGTTCTGCAGGGCCCGCCGGCGCAGCTTGACCGCCTGGATGATGTAGTCCACCCCGGTCACCACCGTGATGACGAGGGCGGCGGCCATGACGACGGCCCCGATCCACCACGCCCAGGCGCCCAGCCAGGTGGTCAGCGGCAGGAGCAGAAGGAAGATGGCCAGGGTTTGGACGACGGTCTTGAGCTTGCCGCCGCGCGATGCCGCCATCACGCCGTAGCGGATCACGACGAACCGGAGCACGGTAATGCCGATTTCGCGGACCAGGATCACGATGGTCACCCACCACCACAGCTCACCCAGCGCGGAGAGCATCACCAAGGCCGAACCGATCAACAGCTTGTCCGCAATCGGATCGGCGATCTTGCCGAAGTCGGTGATGAGGCCGCGGCTGCGGGCCAGGTCGCCGTCGAGCTTGTCCGTGTAAATGGCCACCGCGAAGGTTGCCACCGCAAGCCAGCGGTACAGTCCGTCCCGCCCGTCATCGGACAGGAGCAGCCAGATAAACAGGGGAACCATCAGGATCCTGATGACCGTCAGCACGTTGGCGATGTTCAGGACGGGGACATTCCCGGAAGTAGAGTTGCTCACTGTTCCAGCCTAGCTGGATTCAGCGTCCGGTTAGATTCCAGGCGTCCTCGGAACCGTCTTCATCACCCTCGGCATCGCCGTCGTAATACTCGGTGGCCTGCTTGCGGCTCTCCAGGTCCTGCGCCACGAGGTCCACCGGGCCCTCCGGCTCAAACCCGTGGTTGACGTTGGCGTTCTCCGCCAGCGCCGCCGTCTCAGCGGCACCGGGACCGTTGGCTGCTTCTCCCCCGCTGATCGCGGCCAGCGTGGCGGCCAGATCGTCAGGCTTTACCATCACGTCGCGGGCCTTGGAGCCTTCGGACGGCCCGACGACGCCGCGGGATTCCAGCAGGTCCATCAGGCGGCCCGCCTTGGCGAAGCCGACGCGCAGCTTGCGCTGGAGCATGGACGTGGAACCGAACTGCGTGGTGACCACGAGTTCGGTGGCCTGCAGCAGCAGGTCCATGTCGTCGCCAATGTCGTCTTCGATCTGCTTTTTGGGTGCGGTGACCGTCACGTCGTCGCGGTACACGGCTCCGAGCTGGCCCTTGACGTGCTCCACCACGCGGTGGATTTCGGACTCGGTGACCCAGGCGCCCTGGACGCGGATGGGTTTGTTGGCGCCCATCGGCAGGAACAGGGCGTCACCCTGGCCGAGCAGCTTTTCGGCGCCTGGCTGGTCCAGGACCACGCGTGAGTCGGTGACCGAGGAGGTTGCGAAGGCCATGCGCGAGGGCACGTTGGCCTTGATCAGGCCGGTGACCACGTCAACGGAGGGCCGCTGGGTGGCCAGGACCAGGTGGATGCCGGCGGCGCGTGCCAGCTGGGTGATGCGCACGATGGAGTCTTCGACGTCGCGCGGGGCGACCATCATGAGGTCGGCGAGCTCGTCCACGATCACCAGCAGGTACGGGTAGGCGCGGACAACGCGCTTGGAGCCGGCCGGCGGGATGACCTTGCCGAGCTTGACGGCCTTGTTGAAGTCATCGATGTGCTTGAACCCGAAGTTGGCCAGGTCGTCGTAGCGGGTGTCCATCTCCCGGACCACCCACTGCAGCGCTTCGGCGGCCTTTTTCGGGTTGGTGATGATCGGGGTGATCAGGTGCGGGACGCCCTCATAGGCGGTCAGTTCCACGCGCTTGGGGTCCACCATGACCATCCGCACCTCGTCCGGCGTGGACCGCATCAGGATGGAGGTGATCATGGAGTTCACGAAGGAGGACTTACCCGCGCCGGTGGCGCCGGCCACCAAGAGGTGGGGCATCTTGGCCAGGTTGGCCACCACGAAGCCGCCCTCGACGTCCTTGCCCACGCCCATAACCATGGGGTGTTCAGTCTTGCGGGCGGCGTTGGAGCGCAGGACATCGCCCAGGGCAACAACTTCCTTGTCCGCGTTCGGGATTTCGATGCCGATGGCGCTCTTGCCCGGGATCGGCGAAAGGATGCGCACGTCAGAGGACGCAACAGCGTAGGAAATGTTCTTGGACAGGGCGGTGACGCGCTCCACCTTGGTGCCCGGGGACAGCTCAATCTCGTAACGCGTGACCGTGGGGCCGCGGCTGAAACCGGTGACGTGCGCTTCAACCTTGAACTGGTCCAGCGTGTTGGTCAGGGCGTCGACGACGGCGTCGTTGGCTTCGGAGCGCTCCTTGGCCGGCGGACCGGCGGGCAGGAACTCGGACGGCGGCAGCGTGTACGTGACGTCGCCGGACAGCTGCAGCTGCTCCGTGCGCTGCGGAATGGGCGTGGCCGGGGTGAGGTTCCGGACCGTGCGTGCGGGAACCGGCGGCACCGCGGGTACTGCGGGCAGTCCGGCGGGCGGTGTTGCATCCGACACCGACAGGCCGGCTTCCGGAACCATGCTGATGGCCTCGGTGGGCGGCTCGGCGCCGTCGAATCCCCCGGCCGGAAGGCCCTGGGCGCGCCGGATCTTCTGGGTGGCCAGTTCGGACCGGGTGGGCCGGCGCACGCCCGGCGGGATGGCCGGTTCGGCCGCCGCCGCGGCAACGGCCTCTTCGTCTTCATCGGCCAGGACGGCGCGTTCAAAGGCTTCGTCACCGGCGAACCCCTCGGCCGCGGGATCTTCTTCGGCGTCGGTGTTGCGGCCGAACATCCGCGACTTCTTCTTCGGCGCTTTCGGTGCTTTTGCCGGCCGCATGTCGCGCTCGTACAGGTAGCTTTGGTCGTGCGCCTCGGGGTCGTCCGGAGCGAGGTCCTGGCCCATGAGGTGCTCATAGAGGCCGCGCAGGCGCAGCGGGATGTGCCGGAACGGAGTGGCCGTAATGATCAGCAGGCCCAGGAAGATCAGGAATCCCAGCAGGATGGCCACGGGCCAGGTGGTCAGCGCTGCGGACAGCGGACCGGCCACCAGGAAGCCCACGATCCCGCCGGAGGCCCACAGCCGGTCAAATCCGTCCGACAGGGCCGGGGAACCGCCCACAATATGGGTGATGCCCGAACCGGCGAACAGCACCAACACCAGGCCAATGCTGATGCGGCTGTTGGCGTGGTGGCGTTCGGGGTAGCGGAAGAGGCGAACCGAGCCGGTGAGGAGCATGAACGGCACGACGACGGCCATCCAGCCGAAGGTGCCCGCCGCGCCCGCATGGATGATGTCGGCCACCGGTCCCCGCAGCGCCCACCACTCGACCGTGGCCACGGCCAGTGCGGTGAGAATGAGGAAAAACCCGGTTCCGTCGCGGCGGACGTCACGGTCGGGAACGACGTCGGCGCCGAGTTTCCGGACGCCGGCACCGGCAAGCCTGGCCATCCCCATCCATGCACCCTGGATCGCCCGCAGCGGCAGCGGCACCTGCTCGGCGTCGGCCTGGGCCTTGGCGGCGGCACCCGTGCGGCCGGTCGCTTTGCCCCGCGGCTGGGTTTTTCCGGAGGATTTTCCTGAGGTGCCCCCGGTGTTCCGGCTGGTGCTCCGGCCGGAAGCAGCGCCGCGTGCGGCAGGGGAAGTACGAGTGGCCATAGGCTCCACGGTACCCGATGGGGCCGGCCAAGCCGCGGATTTACGCGTCTGCCCGGCCCCGGGATACCTGTGCTGTTGTCACCGCACGGTGCTGGCGTGGGCGCAGCGGTCCGGAGTGCGGGCCTAGGCTTCCAGGACCACCGGTACGATCATCGGCCGGCGGCGCAGGCGGCGGTTGACCCAGGTGCCCACCACCCGGCGTACCACCTGCTGCAGCTGGTACGTGGTGTGGTCCTTGTTGGAGGTGACCGCTTCTTCCAGGGCCTTGCTGATCTTGGGCTTGATCTCGTCAAAAACGGCGTCGTCCTCGGCAAAGCCGCGGGCATGGATTTCCGGGCCGGAGACGATCGTTCCGGTGCTGCGGTTGACCACGGTGATGACCGAGATGAAGCCTTCCTCGCCGAGGATGACACGGTCCTTGAGGTCGGTGTCGGTGATCTCTCCGACGCTGGATCCGTCAACGTAGACGAAGCCGCATTCCACGGCGCCCACCACCCGGGCCTTGCCGTCGCGCAGGTCCACCACAGTGCCGTCGTCGGCCAGGATGATGTTCTGCGCGGGGACGCCGGTGGCCTCGGCGAGCTTGCCGTTGGCGATGAGGTGGCGGGTTTCACCGTGCACCGGCATCGCGTTTTTGGGCTGCAGGATGTTGTAGGTGTACAGCAGTTCCCCGGCCGAGGCGTGGCCCGAGACGTGGATCTTGGCGTTGCCCTTGTGGACCACGTCCGCGCCGAGCTTCATCAGCCCGTTGATCACCCGGAAGACGGCGTTTTCGTTGCCGGGAATCAGCGATGACGCCAGGATCACCGTGTCACCGCGCCCGATGCGGATCCGGTGGTCGCCGTTGGCCATGCGCGAGAGTGCGGCCATCGGCTCGCCCTGGGACCCGGTGGACATCAGCACCAGCTGGTCATCGGGCATGTCGTCCACGTTTTTCAGGTCCACGAGGATTCCGGCGGGGACATTCAGGTAGCCCAGCTTCTCGGCAATGGCCATGTTGCGCACCATCGACCGGCCCACAAAGCACACCTTGCGGTTGTGTGCCGCCGCGGCGTCGAGCACCTGCTGCACGCGGTGGATGTGGGAGGAGAAGGAAGCCACGATGATGCGCTTGCGCACCTTGCCGAACAGGGCCTCCAGCACCGGGCCGATTTCCCGCTCAGCCGTGGTGAAACCCGGGACGTCGGCGTTGGTGGAGTCAGCCATGTACAGGTCCACGCCCTCTTCGCCCAGCCGGGCGAAGGCGCGCAGGTCAGTGATGCGCCCGTCCAGGGGCAGCTGGTCCATCTTGAAGTCGCCGGTGTGGAGCACGGTGCCGCCGGCGGTCCGGATGAACACGGCCAGGGCATCCGGAATGGAGTGGTTCACGGCCACGAACTCGCACTCGAACGGACCGAACTGTTCGATCTGGCCTTCGGTCACCGTGAGTGTGAAGGGCTTGATCCGGTGTTCCTGGAGCTTGGCCTCGATCAGGGCCAGCGTGAGCTGGGAACCGATCAGCGGGATGTCGTGCTTCAGGCGCAGCAGGTACGGGACGGCACCAATGTGGTCCTCGTGGCCGTGTGTGAGCACCACGCCCACGACGTCGTCGAGCCGGTCTTCAATGTAGGAGAAGTCGGGCAGGATCAGGTCCACACCCGGCTGGGTCTCCTCCGGGAACAGGACACCGCAGTCCACGATCAGCAGCTTGCCGTTGATTTCGAACACGGCCATGTTCCGGCCGATCTCGCCGAGGCCGCCGAGGGGAACGATCCTCAGCGTGCCCTCTTCCAGGGCCGGCGGTGTGCTGATTCTCGTCACTGCGGTTTCAGTCATCGTGCGTTACGCCTTGCCTTCCGAAAAGTCCCGGGAAAAGTCCCATCCCGCCTCGGCCAGGTCCGTCAGCACGGTTTCCATTTCGACGGCGTCGGGCGCCACCAGCGGCAGCCGGACACCGGCGTTGGGGATGGTGCCCTGCAGCTTCAGGATCTGCTTGGCGGAGACGGCTCCGGGGATGTGCGTCATGACGGCCCGCACCACGGGATCGAGTTCAAAGTGGATCCGCCGGGCGGTGGCGAAGTCCCCCGCGGCTGCGGCGTCCACCAGGGCGCGGAACTGCGCCGTGGCCACGTGGGCCGAAACGCTGACGACGCCAACTGCTCCGGCTGCCATCCACGGCAGGGTCAGGCCGTCGTCGCCGGCGTAAACGTCAAGGGTGGTGTTGGCAATAACCCGGGTCACGGCGGCGAAGTCGGCTTTGGCGTCCTTCAGGGCCATGACGGCCGGAATGTTGGCCAGGCGGACCATTGTGTCGGTGGAGATGGCAATGCCGGCGCGGCCGGGGATGTCATAGATCATGATTGGCAGGTCGGTGGCGGCGGCCACGGCTTCGAAGTGCGCGACGACGCCGGCCTGCGTGGGCTTGTTGTAATACGGCGTCACGACCAGCTGCGCATCGGCACCGGCGCGCAGTGCACGGCGGGCCATTTCCACCGAATGGGAGGTGTGGTTGGTGCCGGTGCCGGCAATGACCTTGGCGCGGCCGCCGACGGTTTCAGCGACAACGCGGAACAGGTCTTCCTTTTCGCTGTCCTCCAGGGTGGAGGTTTCTCCCGTGGTTCCGGACACCACCAGCCCGTCGCAGCCGTCTTCGACGAGCTTGTTGGCGAGTTTTGCCGTGGCGTCAAAGTCCACGGCTCCGTCCTCGGTGAACGGTGTCACCATGGCGGTGACGAGGGTTCCAAACGGAAGTGCACGAATATCAGAGTCAGCCATGGATAAAACGTTACCCGCTCAGCGTGCCGTTGGGACAACAGGGCGGCTTCACCGGGTGCACGGAAAGGCGCGAAGCACCTGCGGCGTGTGCTGTGAGACGATCGGTTCATGATCGGACGGCGGCTTACGGGCATCGATGCGGCCCGGGGCATAGCCCTTCTGGGCATGATGGCAACCCACATCTTTCCCCTGTATGACGAGCAGACCGGAGACGCCACCTGGACGGGGCTGGTGTTTTCGGGGCGTTCCTCTGCCCTTTTCGCTGTGGTGGCGGGAATCGGCCTGGCGCTGCTCACCGGCGGCAGCCAGCCCCGGACCGGACGGGCACTGTCCGCGGACCGGCGCGGAATCGCCGTGCGGGCCCTGATTATCGCCCTGGTCGGTTTGACGCTGGGCGGACTGGATACGTCCATCGCCATCATCCTGTTCCACTACGGCATCCTGTTCCTGCTGGCCCTGCCCTTTGTCGGCATGGGCCTGCCCCGGCTCGCCGTCTGGGCCGGCGCCTGGCTGCTGCTCTCCCCCGTCCTGGCCTATCTGATCCGCCCGTGGCTGGCGGCCGCCGTCGAACCCTCGACCCTTGACTCGAACGTCAGCTGGGAGTCCTTCCTGGAACCGGGGACTTTGTTCGCGGATGTCCTGTTCACCGGTTTTTATCCGGCGGTGCAGTGGCTGAGCTACCTGTTGATCGGGCTGGTGATTGGACGGCTCCGGCTTGCCGAGCTGCCGGTGCAGGTGGGGCTCGTTGCCGCCGGGATTGTGGCCGCCGCCGGAGCCAAATTCCTGAGCTACTACCTGCTGGTGGACCGGGGCGGTTTTGAGGCCCTGCTGGAAACCAACTCCGGGCGCATCTGGCCCCTGGCCCGGATGATGGAGGTCAACCTTGCCGGCGTGGAGCAGACGGGCTCCTGGTGGTGGCTGGCCGTCAGCGGACCGCACTCAGGGACCCCGCTGGATCTGCTGCACACCGCCGGCACCGCGGCCGCCGTCGTCGGCGTTTGCCTGCTGCTCACGAGGGCCCAGCCAAACCTGCTGCTTCCACTCTCGGCCGCCGGAGCCATGACCCTGACCCTGTACAGCGTCCATGTGTGGGTCATGTCCGTCACGGATGCCCAGCCGGTGCCGCCGGAGCCGGTGTGGCTGTTTTGGATCTCGGCGGTGGTGGCCGCCGGCATCGGGATTGCCTTCACCCGGCTCGGCTCGCGCGGCCCGCTGGAGATGGTCACGCACGGTGCATCACAGCTGGCCCGGCACGGGTCCCTCAGCGGCAAGTAGGCGCGCAGGAGTGGTGCCGGCCCCGCGAAATGCCTGCCGGGCCGGGCCGTTTGCTGCTCGAAATCCTTAGTGCTCAAAACCGTCTGTCCGCGATCCTTCGTGCAGATAACGGGCCTTCAAAAGATCTCTCGTGCAGATAACGGGACCAAACCGGCCGGATTCGGCGTTTTGAGCCCCTGATCTGCACGAAGGAATTCCGGAAAGCCCCACATCTGCACGAAGGATCCGTCACGGCCGGCGCCGCGGCACAGGCCCCAGCCCGCGCCGGTGTTTGCCTGCGTTGTGGGATTCTGTGGCTCCGGGCCCAGGGTTCCGCGGCCGGGGCTCCGGGTTGGCTCGTGGGCTAGGGGGTGAAGAGCTTGCCCGCGCGGCGCATGGCGGAGCGGGCACGCTTGCGGTCCCCGGCGGCGTCGTACGCACAGGACAGCCGGAACCAGGCCCGCCAGGACTGGGGTTCAGCCTCAACCTCCGCCTGGTACTGGGGGAATTCGGCGTCGGCCGCTTCCCGGATAATCCGTCCGGCGGGAGTGCGCGGCAGGTTGTCCACCGGCAGGCCGCCCTCGTCGGCGAGGATGTGCGCCATCTTCTCGGTCCGTCCGCCGAACTGCAGCTCCCGGACCAGTGCCCAGGCGCCCACGATCGGCAGCACCAGATACGCCGCACCGAGGCCGAGGGTCGTGGCACTGAGCTCGCCGGCGCTCAGCAGCGTCAAGCCGCGAAGAACGACCACCACCATGTAGAACACCAGCAGCAGAGTGATCAGCAGGACGCCGATCTTGGCCTTGTTACGGAAAAGCCCGGTAAAAAAAGACAACGTGTTCCTTAGGCGTTCAGGTTGAGGTAGCCGTCGAGTCCGACGGTCAGGCCCGGATGGGCGGCGGCTTCGCGCAGGCCCAGCAGGACGCCGGGCATGAAGGATGCCCGGTCAAACGAATCGTGGCGGATGGTCAGCTGCTCGCCGGCACCGCCGAACAACACTTCCTGATGCGCCACCAGTCCGCGCAGGCGCACGGAGTGGACGCGGACGCCGTCAATGTCGGCGCCGCGGGCCCCGGGAACTTCCTTGGTGGTGGCATCCGGGGAGGGTGCAACGCCGGCTTCCGCACGGGCATCGGCAATCAGCTGGGCG
This genomic interval from Arthrobacter citreus contains the following:
- a CDS encoding regulatory protein RecX, producing MDTQSDGFSGPEASSGKPAAARTREADPYATARNIVLRQLTNSPKSRRQLAVKLAEKDIPDEVVQAVLDRFEEVQLVDDADFAHRWVASRSQSKGLARGALRRELADKGIAGELAEEALEQVTDEDELAAARALAQRKLQPSVDLTDRSARDKQVRRLVSMLARKGYSPSVGYRVVNEVIGDSLDQQPEDAWAEP
- the recA gene encoding recombinase RecA — encoded protein: MAAAVDRAKALEAALAQIDKQYGKGSIMRLGDEVRAPAETISTSSIALDLALGIGGLPRGRVVEIYGPESSGKTTLALHVVANAQKNGGIAAFIDAEHALDPIYAARLGVDTDSLLVSQPDTGEQALEIMDMLIGSGSVDVVVIDSVAALVPRAEIEGDMGDSHVGLQARLMSQALRKIAGRLSHTNTTAIFINQLREKIGVMFGSPETTTGGKALKFYASVRIDVRRIETLKEGTVPVGNRTRAKIVKNKMAPPFKQAEFDIIYGTGISREGGLIDMGVEHGFVKKSGAWFTYDGDQLGQGKENARKFLRDNPELTDELERRLREKLGIDGPKEEAPAEPKLKAVPKDS
- a CDS encoding DUF3046 domain-containing protein, with the protein product MRLSDFWRLMDDEFGPAYSRVLASDLVLGSLGGKTAAEALSGGTEPKAVWLAVCDVQDVPPERRLGRDIAPKK
- a CDS encoding MarR family winged helix-turn-helix transcriptional regulator — its product is MTEQASSPPRPHEAAIETLEHELSVLWRRARSNSHKVAREVHPDMEPAAYGLLLLLQQQESMRLTDIAASIGIGKPSVSRQVVMLENLGLVQKHADPRDGRAQTISLTPAGALALARTQAARKDLFRTLLQDWKDDDLVQLGSLLIKLNASYARER
- a CDS encoding helix-turn-helix transcriptional regulator; the protein is MVKQPVSVNGVIRWRDVGLAEDARREPKERKMVVLRHEIGDVLRDVRQRQGRTLREVSHSARVSLGYLSEVERGQKEASSELLSSICTALDVPLSLMLREVSDRVASAEGIAIPDTVPSEFSREFAREFPEDMARDLARTP
- a CDS encoding CinA family protein yields the protein MSLSGTADAPAVVSAAAAAGMTLATAESLTAGLVAAGLGAVPGASAVLLGGVIAYANIVKKNVLGVDGGLLATAGSVDAEVARQMAAGARRVLGADIGVATTGAAGPEPHDGKPVGCVFIAVAAPDHTLVREFSFSGDRAAIRGQACDEALILLARVLADRP
- the pgsA gene encoding CDP-diacylglycerol--glycerol-3-phosphate 3-phosphatidyltransferase, with protein sequence MSNSTSGNVPVLNIANVLTVIRILMVPLFIWLLLSDDGRDGLYRWLAVATFAVAIYTDKLDGDLARSRGLITDFGKIADPIADKLLIGSALVMLSALGELWWWVTIVILVREIGITVLRFVVIRYGVMAASRGGKLKTVVQTLAIFLLLLPLTTWLGAWAWWIGAVVMAAALVITVVTGVDYIIQAVKLRRRALQNPGNR
- a CDS encoding DNA translocase FtsK, with amino-acid sequence MATRTSPAARGAASGRSTSRNTGGTSGKSSGKTQPRGKATGRTGAAAKAQADAEQVPLPLRAIQGAWMGMARLAGAGVRKLGADVVPDRDVRRDGTGFFLILTALAVATVEWWALRGPVADIIHAGAAGTFGWMAVVVPFMLLTGSVRLFRYPERHHANSRISIGLVLVLFAGSGITHIVGGSPALSDGFDRLWASGGIVGFLVAGPLSAALTTWPVAILLGFLIFLGLLIITATPFRHIPLRLRGLYEHLMGQDLAPDDPEAHDQSYLYERDMRPAKAPKAPKKKSRMFGRNTDAEEDPAAEGFAGDEAFERAVLADEDEEAVAAAAAEPAIPPGVRRPTRSELATQKIRRAQGLPAGGFDGAEPPTEAISMVPEAGLSVSDATPPAGLPAVPAVPPVPARTVRNLTPATPIPQRTEQLQLSGDVTYTLPPSEFLPAGPPAKERSEANDAVVDALTNTLDQFKVEAHVTGFSRGPTVTRYEIELSPGTKVERVTALSKNISYAVASSDVRILSPIPGKSAIGIEIPNADKEVVALGDVLRSNAARKTEHPMVMGVGKDVEGGFVVANLAKMPHLLVAGATGAGKSSFVNSMITSILMRSTPDEVRMVMVDPKRVELTAYEGVPHLITPIITNPKKAAEALQWVVREMDTRYDDLANFGFKHIDDFNKAVKLGKVIPPAGSKRVVRAYPYLLVIVDELADLMMVAPRDVEDSIVRITQLARAAGIHLVLATQRPSVDVVTGLIKANVPSRMAFATSSVTDSRVVLDQPGAEKLLGQGDALFLPMGANKPIRVQGAWVTESEIHRVVEHVKGQLGAVYRDDVTVTAPKKQIEDDIGDDMDLLLQATELVVTTQFGSTSMLQRKLRVGFAKAGRLMDLLESRGVVGPSEGSKARDVMVKPDDLAATLAAISGGEAANGPGAAETAALAENANVNHGFEPEGPVDLVAQDLESRKQATEYYDGDAEGDEDGSEDAWNLTGR